The following proteins are co-located in the Planococcus plakortidis genome:
- a CDS encoding TVP38/TMEM64 family protein, with translation MENIVELTQSYRAFGPFIGFLLPFLESFLPFLPLFVFVFANATAYGLWLGFLLSWGGAVAGSYTVFLLIRKFGQARFMNFMTRHQKVERLIHWVERNGFGPLFLLLCFPFTPSALVNLVAGLSNISRHYYLLTLMAGKFVMVFTISYVGYDIRALFTQPVRTAIVIAVIVLLYVIGKILEKRLNKRVEADFKRAKEEREKERLS, from the coding sequence ATGGAAAACATCGTTGAGTTGACGCAATCTTATCGGGCATTCGGCCCCTTTATCGGATTTTTGCTGCCGTTCCTTGAATCCTTTTTGCCATTTTTGCCACTCTTTGTCTTTGTCTTTGCCAATGCGACGGCCTACGGGTTATGGCTCGGCTTCCTCTTGTCGTGGGGCGGGGCAGTGGCCGGTTCCTATACGGTATTCTTGCTGATCCGTAAATTCGGCCAAGCACGGTTCATGAATTTCATGACACGGCACCAGAAAGTCGAAAGGCTCATCCACTGGGTGGAACGCAATGGCTTCGGCCCGTTGTTTCTGTTGCTGTGTTTCCCTTTTACCCCATCGGCGTTGGTCAATTTGGTAGCAGGGTTATCGAATATCAGCCGCCATTACTATTTACTGACATTGATGGCAGGAAAATTCGTCATGGTCTTTACGATTTCATACGTAGGGTATGATATCCGTGCTTTGTTCACGCAGCCGGTCCGGACGGCCATTGTCATTGCCGTCATCGTGCTGTTGTATGTCATCGGGAAAATCCTCGAGAAGCGGCTTAACAAGCGAGTGGAAGCCGACTTTAAGCGGGCGAAAGAAGAACGGGAAAAAGAACGGCTATCTTAA
- the cccB gene encoding cytochrome c551 — protein sequence MKKQLMTVLFGSALVLGACGGGEESSPEEPADTGGDTETETTTVDAEAVIQQNCISCHGENLEGQGNFPALNDVGSRLSQEEILSVIENGQGAMPPNIIEGEEATAVAEYLANQK from the coding sequence ATGAAAAAGCAATTGATGACCGTATTGTTCGGTTCCGCTCTTGTGCTTGGCGCATGTGGCGGCGGAGAAGAATCATCCCCAGAAGAGCCTGCTGACACTGGCGGCGATACAGAAACTGAAACTACGACAGTGGATGCAGAAGCAGTCATCCAACAAAACTGTATTTCGTGCCACGGTGAAAACTTGGAAGGCCAAGGCAATTTCCCGGCATTGAACGATGTAGGATCCCGCCTATCACAAGAGGAAATCCTGTCAGTTATCGAAAATGGGCAAGGTGCAATGCCGCCGAACATCATTGAAGGCGAAGAAGCAACAGCTGTAGCGGAATACCTTGCGAACCAAAAATAA
- a CDS encoding AzlD domain-containing protein, giving the protein MGAWFWWMIFGMALVTYIPRAIPLTFLEGRELPEAVQNVLRNIPYAVLGALIFPAVFFIQENIWFGVIGAVSAFAIAFAGANVILVVLGTIAILSLYGLWFG; this is encoded by the coding sequence ATGGGTGCCTGGTTTTGGTGGATGATTTTCGGGATGGCCCTAGTAACTTATATTCCACGCGCAATCCCGTTAACCTTTTTGGAAGGGCGCGAGTTGCCTGAGGCAGTGCAGAATGTTTTGCGCAACATTCCGTATGCCGTGCTCGGCGCTTTGATTTTCCCGGCCGTTTTCTTTATTCAGGAAAATATCTGGTTCGGCGTCATCGGGGCCGTTTCCGCTTTCGCAATCGCTTTTGCCGGGGCGAACGTCATCCTTGTCGTTCTCGGGACCATTGCCATTCTTTCGCTATACGGACTTTGGTTCGGATAA
- the ftsX gene encoding permease-like cell division protein FtsX — protein sequence MKIRTFGRHIKESFKSLGRNGWMTFASVSAVTVTLLLVGVFVMIMMNLNKVADDLENDVEIKVFVSLDAEEENIAELEEEISGLEGVESADFSTKEEELTDLVLDFGEELSLFEQSNPLFDVFYVKAIEPQQTEAVAKEISALEYIEDVEYGEGKIEKLFNFLNAGRNVGLVLILALLFTAMFLISNTIRITIVARRTEIEIMKLVGATNWFVRVPFILEGMWLGILGSIIPIGLVVLLYQKITEFAQPRLSGELFQLLEFSPFIYQVSALILAMGVFIGIWGSFMSIRKFLRV from the coding sequence ATGAAGATTAGAACATTTGGGCGCCACATCAAGGAAAGCTTCAAAAGCCTGGGCCGTAATGGCTGGATGACCTTTGCTTCCGTCAGTGCCGTCACTGTCACATTATTGCTTGTCGGAGTCTTCGTCATGATCATGATGAATTTGAACAAAGTGGCTGACGATCTCGAAAATGATGTAGAAATCAAAGTCTTTGTTTCACTCGATGCAGAAGAGGAAAACATTGCGGAGCTTGAAGAAGAAATATCTGGGTTGGAGGGCGTTGAATCGGCCGACTTTTCCACGAAAGAAGAGGAATTGACGGATCTTGTGCTCGACTTCGGCGAAGAGCTCAGCTTGTTTGAACAAAGCAACCCTCTGTTTGATGTGTTCTATGTAAAAGCGATAGAGCCCCAACAGACAGAAGCGGTGGCCAAAGAAATTTCCGCGCTTGAATATATCGAAGACGTGGAATACGGGGAAGGGAAGATTGAAAAGCTCTTCAATTTCCTCAATGCAGGCCGCAATGTCGGACTGGTCCTCATTTTGGCGTTATTGTTTACGGCGATGTTCCTGATCTCGAACACGATCCGCATCACCATCGTGGCGCGTCGCACTGAAATTGAGATCATGAAACTTGTCGGGGCGACCAATTGGTTCGTCCGCGTTCCATTCATTTTGGAAGGCATGTGGCTCGGGATCCTCGGTTCAATCATACCGATCGGCCTAGTCGTCCTGCTATATCAGAAAATCACGGAATTCGCTCAACCCCGGCTTAGTGGGGAACTCTTCCAACTGCTGGAGTTTTCACCTTTCATTTACCAAGTGAGTGCATTGATCTTGGCGATGGGTGTCTTTATCGGCATTTGGGGAAGTTTTATGTCCATCCGTAAGTTTTTACGTGTATAA
- a CDS encoding PDZ domain-containing protein, giving the protein MLTDFLMAIAMFFLNPVFYVALFAATMLGYFRVKKERRIFRTRIVYGGTEFKRLLKDGWLYALILSVIVAAAGLAVPMEWLIALSIVSIIVMLTGFYHLASFVYLASASALVVWLFEANDWTINLGFAEMTGRGLADGWLISVALIAGLLLFIESRMVEKSAAAAASPRLHKSARGLRAAAYISRRLWLIPAVLVVPGEMVSEYAPYWPQLPIGESAFSFILFPLVFGFQGRSKRTLPVYLYPKIAKSVAWSAVLTIVLALFGFLWQPMAIIALAAGVLFRLGISLYYAQKERSGNYTVTPQAQGVMIIDVLPGSPAEKMGLVRGEIIRKVNGTTVTNETELYEAIQLNAAHCRLEVIDHNLEMRLRQHVVFRHDHHRLGLLIVE; this is encoded by the coding sequence GTGTTAACGGATTTTTTGATGGCAATCGCCATGTTTTTTCTTAACCCTGTTTTTTATGTCGCATTATTCGCTGCGACGATGCTTGGATATTTCCGCGTTAAAAAAGAACGCCGCATTTTCCGCACGCGGATCGTGTATGGCGGAACGGAATTCAAACGCTTGTTGAAAGATGGCTGGTTGTATGCGCTGATCTTATCGGTTATCGTGGCAGCTGCCGGATTGGCAGTGCCGATGGAATGGTTGATCGCCCTCAGCATCGTCAGCATCATCGTCATGCTGACGGGTTTTTACCACCTGGCCTCTTTCGTCTATTTGGCGTCCGCGTCCGCATTGGTTGTCTGGTTGTTCGAAGCCAATGATTGGACCATTAATCTCGGGTTCGCTGAAATGACAGGCAGGGGGCTTGCGGATGGCTGGCTCATTTCAGTCGCGTTGATTGCAGGGCTTTTGCTGTTCATCGAAAGCCGCATGGTCGAAAAGTCAGCTGCTGCTGCCGCTTCACCGCGCCTGCATAAATCGGCTCGCGGATTGCGGGCGGCCGCTTACATCTCCCGTCGTCTATGGCTGATTCCGGCTGTGCTGGTCGTACCTGGAGAAATGGTCTCCGAATACGCACCGTACTGGCCGCAGCTGCCAATCGGGGAATCGGCGTTTTCCTTTATTTTGTTCCCGCTGGTCTTTGGATTCCAAGGGCGCAGCAAACGGACACTGCCGGTTTATTTGTATCCGAAAATCGCGAAATCGGTCGCTTGGTCGGCTGTCTTGACGATTGTTCTGGCCTTATTCGGTTTCCTGTGGCAGCCGATGGCGATCATCGCACTGGCCGCCGGTGTATTGTTCCGTCTGGGCATTAGCTTGTACTACGCGCAGAAAGAGCGCAGCGGGAATTATACTGTGACCCCACAAGCGCAAGGCGTCATGATCATCGACGTGCTTCCAGGCTCTCCAGCTGAGAAGATGGGGCTTGTGCGCGGGGAAATCATCCGCAAAGTAAACGGCACGACGGTAACGAATGAAACGGAATTGTACGAAGCCATCCAGCTCAATGCAGCGCATTGCCGACTGGAAGTCATCGACCATAACCTGGAAATGCGTTTGCGGCAGCATGTCGTCTTCCGCCATGACCATCATCGTTTAGGTCTTTTGATTGTTGAGTAA
- a CDS encoding murein hydrolase activator EnvC family protein, which produces MNSKSKWVLSGVSSILALSLLMPAAHANSSKLDELEQEQQQVQKEQKKLEKERKKIEQKEEDLSSGIQKKESEIQETSSELDRIVSEIQQLDKKMQETQSKINTVQAEIDQTKEEIDELKEAIKELERKIDERTELLKERARAIQMSGGSVEYIDVLLGANSFIDFIDRFSAVNTLIEADREIMREQAADKKELAAKQEAVETILANQEERRAELVSLKASLDSQKKQQAGLKKQMEAEQKRLASEKNSLEAQHEEALEVNAALEKQIMGQQSRMAKLAQQEEAERARIAEAERKAAAEKAAAEKAAAERAAAEKAAAERAAAEKAAAEKSSAQSSSASAAPAPAPTPAPAPVVKPSANFVMPASGRHTSGFGGRDIGAGAETHLGYDIANSPGTPIVASAAGFVSYAGTMNGYGNVIIINHSINGQPYATVYAHLNSIGVSVGQKVGQRQYIGGMGNTGRSTGPHLHFEIHVGSWNGSRSNAVNPANYLSY; this is translated from the coding sequence TTGAATTCGAAGTCTAAATGGGTGTTGTCCGGTGTTTCATCAATTCTTGCGCTGTCTTTGCTGATGCCTGCTGCACACGCAAATAGCAGCAAGCTGGACGAATTGGAACAAGAACAACAGCAAGTCCAGAAAGAACAAAAAAAATTGGAAAAAGAACGAAAGAAAATAGAACAAAAAGAAGAGGATCTTAGCTCGGGTATCCAAAAGAAAGAAAGCGAAATCCAGGAAACCTCTTCAGAACTCGACCGCATTGTTTCTGAAATCCAGCAATTGGACAAGAAAATGCAGGAAACACAATCCAAGATCAATACAGTACAAGCCGAGATCGACCAAACTAAAGAAGAGATCGATGAACTGAAAGAAGCGATCAAAGAGCTCGAGCGTAAAATCGATGAACGCACCGAATTATTGAAAGAACGCGCCCGCGCCATCCAGATGAGCGGCGGGTCTGTCGAATACATCGATGTTTTGCTCGGCGCCAATAGCTTCATCGATTTTATCGACCGTTTTTCGGCGGTCAATACCTTGATTGAAGCGGACCGTGAAATCATGCGTGAACAAGCAGCCGATAAAAAAGAATTGGCTGCCAAGCAAGAGGCGGTAGAAACGATTCTTGCCAACCAAGAAGAACGACGGGCTGAATTGGTTTCATTGAAAGCCTCATTGGATAGCCAGAAAAAACAACAAGCGGGCTTGAAAAAACAAATGGAAGCAGAACAGAAACGTCTGGCTTCCGAAAAGAACAGCTTGGAAGCGCAGCACGAAGAAGCGCTTGAAGTGAATGCTGCATTGGAGAAACAAATCATGGGGCAACAATCCCGCATGGCGAAATTGGCTCAGCAAGAAGAAGCCGAACGGGCACGCATAGCAGAGGCTGAACGGAAAGCAGCAGCAGAAAAGGCAGCAGCGGAAAAAGCGGCAGCTGAGCGTGCTGCGGCAGAGAAAGCGGCGGCTGAACGGGCAGCTGCGGAAAAGGCGGCGGCTGAAAAATCATCGGCGCAGTCTTCATCGGCGAGTGCCGCACCGGCACCAGCACCGACGCCAGCACCAGCTCCTGTCGTTAAGCCATCAGCAAACTTCGTGATGCCGGCTTCCGGCCGCCATACTTCAGGATTTGGCGGTCGTGATATCGGGGCAGGTGCCGAGACGCACCTTGGCTACGATATCGCCAATAGCCCAGGAACACCGATTGTGGCATCCGCCGCCGGATTCGTTTCATATGCAGGGACAATGAACGGTTACGGCAATGTCATCATCATCAACCACTCGATCAACGGGCAGCCGTATGCGACCGTATACGCCCATTTGAACTCGATCGGTGTATCGGTCGGCCAGAAAGTCGGCCAGCGCCAGTATATCGGCGGAATGGGCAATACCGGACGTTCGACCGGGCCGCACTTGCATTTTGAAATCCACGTGGGATCTTGGAACGGCTCGCGCAGCAATGCCGTGAATCCAGCCAATTACCTTTCTTATTAA
- a CDS encoding trans-sulfuration enzyme family protein, which translates to MTSIDTKSVHTAGMEERTIRPKVMPIYQTSAFSFSSLEELEGYYEGNGTYLYTRTANPNTDALGQTVAQLEGAPKGVAASSGMSAILAGILSVAEAGDHILAAEDVYGGTFHLLKEELKRLGITVHFADFSETGTIEQVLVDYPEVKLILSESITNPFLRVEDIDGLVQLKNQYGVKVMIDNTFATPYTYTPYAQGVDLVVHSATKYLGGHSDVTSGVLVGDAALIEEATKRVVNLGMNLSPFEAWLTLRGVKTLALRMEKQNANAQAIADFLQDKARVWYPGKGAIVSFELPESADVSAFFSSLGWIKIVPTLAGVETTVSYPFGTSHRALSAEEKARIGVTERVVRLSAGIEGIEDILGQLKLAFN; encoded by the coding sequence ATGACATCGATCGATACGAAATCTGTACACACAGCCGGCATGGAAGAGCGGACCATCCGCCCGAAAGTGATGCCAATTTACCAAACATCAGCTTTTTCTTTTTCATCTTTAGAAGAGTTGGAAGGCTATTACGAAGGAAACGGAACGTATCTCTACACGCGGACAGCGAATCCGAATACGGATGCACTCGGACAGACGGTTGCACAGCTAGAAGGCGCCCCAAAAGGCGTGGCTGCTTCTTCTGGCATGTCAGCGATACTCGCGGGCATTTTGTCCGTTGCAGAAGCGGGAGACCATATCCTTGCGGCAGAAGATGTTTACGGAGGCACTTTCCATTTGCTGAAAGAAGAATTGAAAAGACTCGGCATTACCGTCCATTTCGCGGATTTCTCGGAAACCGGCACGATTGAACAGGTTTTGGTCGATTATCCCGAAGTGAAATTGATCTTGAGCGAATCGATCACCAATCCATTTTTGCGGGTTGAAGATATTGATGGGCTTGTTCAACTGAAAAATCAATACGGCGTAAAGGTGATGATCGATAATACATTCGCGACGCCTTATACGTATACACCTTATGCACAAGGCGTGGATTTGGTCGTACATAGCGCAACGAAGTATCTCGGCGGGCATAGCGATGTCACATCAGGCGTATTGGTAGGCGATGCCGCTTTGATCGAAGAAGCTACAAAACGCGTCGTCAACCTCGGCATGAACTTAAGCCCTTTTGAAGCATGGCTGACATTACGCGGGGTCAAAACCTTGGCGCTGCGTATGGAAAAGCAAAATGCCAATGCCCAGGCCATTGCCGATTTCCTGCAGGACAAGGCGCGGGTTTGGTATCCGGGAAAAGGCGCGATCGTTTCGTTTGAACTGCCGGAATCGGCGGATGTCTCCGCGTTCTTCTCGTCACTCGGATGGATCAAAATCGTCCCGACTTTGGCCGGTGTCGAAACGACTGTCTCTTATCCATTCGGCACATCTCACCGGGCCTTATCCGCTGAAGAAAAAGCACGGATTGGCGTAACTGAGCGGGTTGTTAGGCTTTCAGCCGGAATCGAAGGCATTGAAGACATCCTTGGACAGCTAAAGCTGGCATTTAACTGA
- a CDS encoding YitT family protein — MDYLAVLAGAAIVAISFNVFLLPNEVASGGVSGISTILFGLFEWKPAFVQWAFNIPLFIAGVILLGKNFGIKTAVGTVFLPFVVFLTEDWEAWTRDPLLGSLFGGIMVGLGLGIVFRGKASTGGTDLAAQIITKYTGLTLGTSVAIIDGMIVLAAAIVFDIEKGLYALIGLYLTTKTIDLVQVGFSRSKMVYIITNKQVEIRDAIYEEVDRGVTELTATGGYSGNEKPILMVVIPQTEFTKLKQLVKLIDPQAFVIVSDASEVLGEGFKRA; from the coding sequence ATGGATTATCTTGCCGTGCTGGCTGGAGCGGCGATTGTCGCCATTTCATTTAACGTGTTCCTATTGCCGAATGAAGTAGCCTCGGGCGGAGTCAGCGGTATCAGTACGATCCTTTTCGGCTTATTCGAATGGAAGCCTGCATTCGTCCAATGGGCATTCAATATCCCGCTGTTCATCGCGGGCGTCATTTTGCTCGGAAAGAATTTCGGCATCAAGACAGCAGTCGGCACCGTATTTTTGCCGTTTGTCGTATTCCTGACCGAAGATTGGGAAGCCTGGACGAGAGATCCGCTGCTCGGGTCATTGTTTGGCGGCATCATGGTCGGATTGGGGCTCGGCATCGTATTCCGCGGAAAAGCTTCAACAGGCGGAACGGATCTTGCGGCACAGATCATCACCAAGTATACTGGCCTGACCCTTGGGACGAGCGTCGCGATCATCGACGGCATGATTGTACTGGCCGCCGCCATTGTTTTTGATATCGAGAAAGGCTTGTATGCATTGATTGGGCTGTACTTGACGACGAAGACCATCGATTTGGTACAGGTCGGGTTCAGCCGTTCGAAGATGGTCTACATCATTACGAACAAGCAAGTGGAAATCCGCGATGCCATTTATGAAGAAGTTGATCGAGGCGTTACGGAATTGACCGCGACCGGCGGCTATTCGGGCAACGAAAAGCCGATATTGATGGTCGTGATTCCCCAAACAGAATTTACGAAGCTGAAACAATTGGTCAAATTGATCGATCCGCAAGCTTTCGTTATCGTATCGGATGCTTCGGAAGTGTTGGGGGAAGGTTTCAAACGTGCGTAA
- a CDS encoding cation:proton antiporter, which produces MMTHQLLILLVIGYIVYTIDIKKNFFPVPVVLVGIGLGLSFIPYFAGFNISKDIIFNVFLPAILFTSAYQFPLKQLKENIGIIITLSTLGLIFTVVLLGLSIYLAGGIFTALSLTAAFLLAAILTPTDPVSVTTILKESSGAEQIADVVEGESMINDGTSIVFFTIFLSMYQTGNGFSLGKFTAELLLVSIGGVILGIAIGWLMSKTIRFTHDKKYQVMLSVVGAYGAFYIGEAIGVSGVLATVAAGIFVAYEMGREIKEDTLPQSLDGFWDIVTPILLAVLFLLIGIRGAEYLAFSGWWFAIVIFLLAVLVRFLVIALFIYGVPKWKHEFNNDFSTITLTAWSGIKGAMSVALLLWLEETASGQDQVLISLAFAAIVLSLVIQSIGIYPLSKVLKNLQ; this is translated from the coding sequence ATGATGACCCATCAATTATTGATTTTGCTGGTTATCGGCTATATCGTCTATACAATCGACATCAAAAAGAACTTTTTCCCAGTTCCAGTGGTGCTGGTAGGAATCGGGCTGGGACTGTCATTTATTCCGTATTTCGCCGGATTCAATATTTCAAAGGACATCATCTTCAACGTCTTCTTGCCGGCAATTTTATTTACGTCGGCCTATCAATTTCCTTTAAAGCAATTAAAGGAGAATATCGGCATCATCATCACATTGAGTACGCTAGGCCTGATCTTCACTGTCGTATTGCTTGGCTTGTCCATATACTTGGCGGGAGGTATATTTACCGCGTTGTCCCTTACTGCCGCGTTTTTGCTGGCAGCTATCCTGACTCCGACGGATCCGGTATCTGTAACGACCATCCTGAAGGAAAGCAGCGGGGCGGAACAGATTGCTGACGTCGTCGAAGGGGAATCGATGATCAATGATGGCACGAGTATTGTCTTTTTCACCATTTTCCTGTCGATGTATCAAACCGGGAACGGGTTTTCATTAGGGAAATTCACTGCGGAATTACTGCTCGTTTCAATCGGGGGCGTCATTCTCGGAATCGCGATCGGCTGGTTGATGAGCAAGACGATCCGTTTTACACATGATAAAAAGTATCAAGTCATGTTGAGCGTCGTTGGCGCTTACGGGGCATTTTACATTGGCGAAGCCATCGGGGTGTCGGGCGTGCTTGCCACGGTAGCGGCGGGCATATTCGTCGCCTATGAAATGGGCAGGGAAATCAAGGAAGACACGCTTCCCCAATCCTTGGACGGTTTCTGGGATATCGTGACGCCGATTTTATTGGCAGTGCTGTTCTTGCTGATCGGCATACGAGGTGCGGAATATTTGGCCTTCTCAGGGTGGTGGTTCGCGATTGTCATTTTTCTGTTGGCCGTCCTCGTCCGTTTCCTCGTCATCGCGCTGTTCATTTATGGAGTGCCAAAATGGAAGCATGAGTTCAATAATGATTTTTCGACGATTACATTAACGGCATGGTCAGGAATCAAAGGCGCGATGTCAGTCGCATTGCTTCTTTGGCTTGAAGAAACGGCATCCGGACAGGATCAAGTGCTGATTTCCCTGGCCTTTGCGGCAATTGTGCTTTCGCTCGTCATTCAGAGCATCGGCATCTATCCGTTATCGAAAGTATTGAAAAACCTTCAATAA
- the ftsE gene encoding cell division ATP-binding protein FtsE has protein sequence MIQMKNIYKKYPNGIVALNGLNVEIDQGEFVYIVGPSGAGKSTFIKMMYREERPSSGQMLVDGKDIGKLKNRKVPFLRRDIGVVFQDFKLLPRLNVYENVAFALEVIEEKPQIIKERVMEVLDMVGLKHKAKMFPRELSGGEQQRVSIARSIVNTPKIMIADEPTGNLDPDTSWDIMNLFEQINAAGTTIIMATHNREIVNKLRHRVIAIEGGLIVRDAAGGDYGYED, from the coding sequence ATGATACAAATGAAGAATATTTACAAAAAATATCCGAACGGCATTGTGGCACTCAACGGATTGAATGTTGAGATCGACCAAGGCGAATTTGTCTATATCGTCGGGCCGAGCGGAGCTGGTAAATCCACGTTCATCAAAATGATGTATCGCGAAGAACGCCCGTCTTCGGGACAAATGCTCGTCGATGGGAAAGATATCGGGAAATTGAAGAACCGGAAAGTGCCGTTCCTGCGCCGCGACATCGGTGTCGTGTTCCAGGATTTCAAACTCCTGCCTCGCTTGAATGTCTATGAAAATGTCGCTTTTGCCCTCGAGGTCATCGAGGAAAAACCGCAAATCATTAAAGAGCGGGTTATGGAAGTCTTGGATATGGTCGGCTTGAAGCACAAAGCGAAAATGTTTCCGCGGGAGCTATCCGGCGGTGAACAGCAGCGGGTTTCCATCGCCCGTTCCATCGTCAACACACCGAAAATCATGATCGCTGACGAACCGACAGGAAATCTTGACCCGGATACTTCCTGGGACATCATGAACCTGTTCGAACAGATCAACGCGGCCGGAACGACCATCATCATGGCGACCCACAACCGGGAAATCGTCAACAAGTTACGACATCGCGTCATCGCCATTGAAGGCGGCTTGATTGTACGCGATGCAGCCGGAGGTGATTACGGCTATGAAGATTAG
- a CDS encoding peroxiredoxin family protein — MSKKIIGLLLVAVLVIILAVWAVFDSQKEDRALNKMALGSTVDFLPTDEGLARGELAPDFELTTLEGEEMRLSDYRGQAVILNFWATWCPPCRAEMPHMQTFYEKQQGNDVEVLAVNLTTEDRGMAEIEKFVEEFDLEFPIPMDIDGDIGALYQAFSIPTSYIIDREGRVLHKIVGPMDEEMMNEFIDEINEGES; from the coding sequence ATGTCGAAAAAAATAATCGGGCTCCTGTTAGTTGCCGTTCTGGTCATCATTCTAGCTGTATGGGCGGTCTTTGACAGCCAAAAAGAGGACCGCGCACTGAATAAAATGGCACTTGGCAGCACTGTTGACTTTTTGCCGACTGACGAAGGCCTGGCAAGAGGCGAATTGGCTCCCGACTTCGAATTGACGACATTGGAAGGCGAGGAAATGCGCCTGTCGGATTACCGGGGCCAAGCAGTCATCCTTAATTTCTGGGCGACTTGGTGCCCGCCTTGCCGTGCGGAAATGCCGCATATGCAAACTTTTTACGAGAAACAGCAAGGAAACGATGTCGAGGTACTCGCCGTCAATTTGACGACAGAGGACCGGGGCATGGCGGAAATCGAGAAATTCGTTGAGGAATTCGATTTGGAGTTTCCAATTCCAATGGATATAGACGGGGATATTGGGGCGCTCTATCAAGCGTTTTCCATCCCAACTTCCTATATTATAGATCGCGAGGGCCGTGTGCTTCATAAAATCGTTGGCCCGATGGATGAAGAAATGATGAATGAGTTCATCGACGAAATCAATGAGGGGGAATCATAA
- a CDS encoding CsbA family protein, with translation MESMVTKFFLSLFVPGLLVILFTRVTFNHYVGLILTVALIAAAVYAGFTHTWLLFIVNAASLTAGFWYSSNMYHKRKKAEAHENE, from the coding sequence ATGGAATCAATGGTGACCAAGTTTTTCCTATCGCTGTTTGTGCCCGGGCTTCTTGTGATCCTGTTTACGCGCGTGACGTTTAACCATTACGTCGGCCTCATATTAACCGTCGCATTGATTGCTGCGGCCGTTTATGCAGGCTTTACGCATACGTGGCTATTGTTCATCGTCAACGCCGCCTCGTTAACAGCCGGTTTCTGGTATTCAAGCAATATGTATCATAAACGAAAAAAAGCCGAAGCTCATGAAAATGAGTGA
- a CDS encoding AzlC family ABC transporter permease: MQEQGFSSGVKAGASIAIGYFPVALTFGLLAKTTGLSLIEATAMSIFVFAGAAQYISLSLITAGVLPVLIVVNTFIVNIRHFLMTAALNEKMEPDARWKKALYAFGITDETFTVLATQPGVKVRTSFAAGVIIISYGSWVGFTSLGHLIGASLPAFLQASMSIALYAMFVGLLVPSMKGNRKVVSLALIAALFNSMFYFTGWLSTGWAIMVSTLASAIFIEMISRKGVAA, encoded by the coding sequence TTGCAGGAACAAGGATTCTCTTCGGGGGTGAAAGCAGGCGCCAGTATCGCCATCGGCTATTTTCCGGTCGCGCTGACGTTCGGGCTCCTGGCAAAAACGACAGGCTTATCGCTGATTGAAGCGACCGCCATGAGCATCTTCGTTTTTGCCGGCGCCGCGCAATACATATCGCTTTCCCTCATTACTGCCGGTGTGCTCCCGGTACTCATTGTCGTCAACACATTCATCGTCAACATCCGGCATTTCCTGATGACTGCTGCGCTGAACGAAAAGATGGAACCGGATGCCCGCTGGAAAAAAGCATTATATGCTTTCGGCATCACCGATGAAACGTTTACGGTATTGGCCACGCAGCCAGGCGTCAAGGTCCGCACCTCGTTTGCCGCTGGGGTCATCATCATTTCCTATGGCAGCTGGGTCGGATTCACTTCGCTCGGCCATTTGATCGGCGCCAGCCTCCCTGCTTTTTTGCAGGCTTCCATGTCGATCGCGCTATACGCCATGTTCGTCGGCCTGCTTGTGCCGTCCATGAAAGGCAACCGGAAAGTCGTCAGCTTGGCGTTGATTGCCGCCCTTTTCAATTCCATGTTCTATTTCACCGGTTGGCTGTCTACGGGTTGGGCAATCATGGTCTCGACACTCGCATCGGCCATCTTCATTGAAATGATTTCACGGAAAGGAGTTGCCGCCTGA